In Monodelphis domestica isolate mMonDom1 chromosome 1, mMonDom1.pri, whole genome shotgun sequence, the sequence AAGTAACACTACAAGATATTTGGTAAATTAATCTCTAATAGGAATacttttcattggtatttttcCCCATGCCTTTTCCCCCACTTTGTTATTCTACCTCATGCTTGCTCTAACCTCTCTAGTGTCCTTGGTTCCATTAACTAGCCTTACTGAATTACAAGTTCCCATAACTTGCCTGTTCTACTTATCAGGCCAATATTGCCCAGAGACTAAAAAGAAAGCCTGGAAAGTGGCAAAATTTGAGAGCCCCTGAAAATCTCTGTTACCCAAAATGATCCTTTAACAGACACTGGGTTCTGAAATTGCTTAGACATTATTGGAAACACTAAGATCACTTCTTAGAGAAGATAATTTCATGCAATCTAAAAGAATCATCACACTGCCATGTAGCATAGAGAAAAGAATACTAGACTAGTCAGAAGATGTGAGTTGAAATCCAAAATCTGATACTTACTTATGTGATCTGGGTCAGGTTGCTTTACCTCTCTTAAACCTTACTATCCTCATAATTAAAATGTGGGCAATAATACCTGCATTGACTTCCTCCTAGGGGAGTTCTGATGAAAAAGCATTACAAAGTTTAAAAGCCTATATaagtaagaattatttttatactgAACACTAACAGAAATTCTTAGCCACATAACTCTAACTATCCCTTATTACTAGAATACTTTTCCTCCTCCACTCTGACTACTTTCTTCTCAGATTCTTTCAAGTCTCAatcaaaatctttcttttctttcccatccccTCTGAATTCTAGTTGCttccttctctttattatttcctgTTTAACCGAGATATCAATTTGATTTGCATACAAATATGTATGTGgacatatacacatgtgcattttgtatatatgtatatatatatatatatgtttgcgtCTTTTCTCTCCCCGTTAGATTAGATTATAAATCTTGTGAGGGCAAGAAAAGtctttcagtttgtttttttttagtcctCCATGTTCAGCATGATGCCTGTCACAtaggaggtatttaataaaagttaATTGACTGATGAATTGAGATGGGTCTAAAGAAACCACATACCCCTTTCCAGTAACTATAGTTATAGTATGAACAGGCACTGTTCATACAATTCATACTGGACCCTTTGTCATTATTGTTTGGACAAACtcctatataaaatgaggggctcCAAAATGTAGGACATTTCCTTGAAATAATTATCTTTGAATTGTTATAAGGCATGATTCTGCACCTTGCTGAACTCTCCCTGCTTTAAAATCCTATACCTGTTACTTTCTCTATTATACATATACCATTTGCTATATTCACGATGTCACCAACAAACTATAAATATATGTTCCTTTCAAAGTGACCTACTCACATGTTGCAGATTTCCCACCCTTTCAGTATTCCTCTCCCCATATTTACTGTTGATTGAGATCATTGAAATTCTGTTTCTTTCAAAGCAGTCTGATTATTTCTGAGCCAATCAAGCCAGTCTCAAGTGATTATATTGGTGGAGGCAAACaataatgtaatgaaatattatcaaCATCCATTATTACTAGTCCTTCATCTTTCTTGAACCTACTCTGTCACTGACTCCTCTTACCCCCACCACACTCATCCCTAACTCTGTAAGGTCATTCTCCACTAAGAGGCAAAAACTTAATCTTCTACACTTCCCTTATCTTTCATTAGGGACATTCTAGAGTGTGGAATCTTTGtctaggattttggattctgaaTATTCACCATTCATACTTATGTGTAATTATTCCTTTATCCACAAAATCCAGGTGCAAAAGGAAAATGGTGTAATCCTCCCAGTCACTATTCTTGACCTCCTAAAGGGAGGTCTTAAGGCCCTAAGACTCAGGTCTTAGGAACCACCATTAACAGTTTGTGGTTATTTGAGTTCCATTAAAAACCAAAGAGGTAAAATATTAGTGACCTGGGAATCCTGGATTCCAAGAGAGGggtttgatttttgtatttgctcTTAGCATCACAAGTTGAAATTACAATCATGTTTCCTGGTTAAAAACATCAGTGATTAGTTACTATAGTATTCTAAGTACCAGTTATGTAACTTTACCATAATTATGGGTAAAATGGGCATTAGTGGGTTGAGAGCAAGATCACTATCCTTAAAAATGTCTATTGTGTGTCTGTTCTAAGCAATCCCCATCACCATCATTTTCTTTAACATCTCATTTACATAGGCATCAAAGTTTCAAAGTGTTTCATGTTATGTCATCTGACCCTCATAACAATTCTATAAAGCAAGTGCtattatgatttccattttacaaatgaggaaactgaggctaataaaACTTAAGTGACAAGGTGGTTTCCACCTATTAAGGGTCACACCCATGATTTGAGCTTGAGTTTTCCTCATTCTACATTCATTATTCCATGTACTGGGCCACCTTTCTCAGAAAGACTACAACCTATTGCTTGTTAGAAATTTAGGAAAGATTGTAATGCTGGTCATCTTTTTAAAGTGTTTATGTCCTAACAGTCACAATACTGTTAGCTCCAAGGCTGAGGAAGGGGATCATATCTTAGATTGTCTGGTATCTCCTTTCAAAGTCTCAATCAGGATGCATTACACataataaattttcaaaaaggtttttttaaactttattatccTTAATAATACATTTCTGTGCAAAGCTCACATTTACATGAACATTGAGGTTTACTGGAAATAATGTTTCCTCATTTGAGTTAACAAGAACCTTGAGAAACACATTGAAttattgaatgaaagaatgaatcaaAAATTTGTTAAGTGATTATTATATCATAAAAACTAAGCTAATTTgtggggataaaaatagaaaattaagacaactctgcaCTCAAGGAGTTGACATTCAAATAGGAAAGACAGCACATGAAGAAGAGGATGAATTGCCTGACTTTAAAGAGGTAAGAAGTAAAGTtaagagagattaaattatttctttacttGTCTGAAAATAAAAGATCACATCCTAAAGCACTTAAATATTAACAAAACTGTaaagcatatatatgtaatacatatatagacaatctaatttgatcctcacaacaaaactGTGAGTCAGAAAGAATAAGCATTGTTATCCCATTTTGACACTTGTGGTGTAGAAAATTTGAATTACTTTCTCATGGTGTTTTAGaaggaaagcttcatggaaaGAATGGGATGTAAAGTGAATATTAAAATAGCAAGCAGAGATTATTACTCACTTTATGTAGAAAATAATTTGAGCAAAAGCACAGATATGGGACAAGAGAGTAATTATATGACAACAGAGAGTAATTTACTTTGACTGGTGTCTTCACCCATAAGAGTAGGAGATCCATGATATCAGAGACtgtgtttttatatttctttgaataCTCAATGCTCAGTACATAAttagcacctaataaatgttgtTGATGATTATGATGAGGTCAGACACTAGAGCCAGATTGTTGAAAGCTGTGTATTTCAGTTATTAGCTAATTGACAATTTGGAATCAAGGGAAGTTCTTTTATGTGCAATTCTATATTCACGTTAACAAATTATAGAATCAGATAATTGTAGAATTGgagtatatttaaatatttcttaaaatgagaaaaattgagaaataagGAGTAAAAGTATCCTGTGTCATGTTTCCTTCTGTCCTCTCCACAGATTCAGTTCCATTGAACATGTCAGGAGGAAACAGAGTGACTGAGTTCATCCTCCTGAGCTTCCCCTGccccagagagatgcaaatcctcCTCTTTGGTGTGTTTTCTCTGACATATGTACTAACCCTTATGGGGAATGGGTCTATCATCTGGGCAGTAAGATTGGATCATCAACTCCACACCCCCATGTATATTCTACTAgcccacttttccttcttggagATCTGCTATGTTAATACCACAGTTCCCAACATGTTGGCCAATTTCCTCTCTGAAACCAAGACCATCTCCTTCACTGCCTGCTTTCTCCagttctactttttcttttctacagGTATCACTGAGCCATTCTTTCTATCCCTCATGGCTTTTGACAGATACTTGGCCATTTGTCAGCCTCTGCACTACCCCACCATCATGACTGGGCGTTTCTGTATCAAATTAGTGCTCTTCTGCTGGGTTACAGGCTTCCTTTGTTTTCCCCTCCCTATTTATTTCATGACTCAATTGCCTTTCTGTGGCCCAAATGTTATTGATCACTTTATCTGTGATCCAGGTCCCCTGCTGGCTTTGACATGTGTCCATTCTCCAAAACTTGagctttctttttctatatcctctCTTGCCATCTTCCTTACTTTTCCTTTCATCCTTGGATCCTATACTTTGGTCTTCAGAGCAGTCTTACAAGTCCCTTCAGCAGCTGGCAGAAAGAAGGCTTTCTCTACTTGTGGGTCCCACCTGACTgtggtctctctcttttttggaaCAGTCTTGGTCATGTACATCACCCCAACATCAGGACACATAACCACAACTCAAAAGATTGTCACATTGTTTTATTCAGTGTTTACCCCACTCGTGAATCCCCTAATCTATAGCCTCAGAAACAAAGAGATGAAGACTGCCCTAAAAAAAGTACAACTGGCCATGaaaattcttccaaataaatGAGATAGTGTTAGTAAACCTGCTTTAAAGTCTTAAACTTCCTTCTTCTCTTGCCCTTAATCACTTCCTAATTAAATGAAGCCTCTTTTCTACATCTTTATCTGTATCCCCAAGACTCTATCTACTCCCTGAAAATATCCTCTGCCTCATCAGGGAAAAAATAAGCCAGACTATCACTCAAAATCAGATACACATGATTGTTCTCTTACTGCTGGCACTCTTGACCTAACATATATACCTGATAGGACAAAAGCACATTTCCCATTGAATGTGATGAATGCCAGATGTGAACACAGGTCAGAAaagtccaaatttctttccagcaATTCACAACCTCTCTGTccattagttttctcatctgtcattTAAAAGACGTGGAATTTATCATGtgatcataaatttagatttggaagggacctcatagATCATTCAAAAAACCTCATTGTATAAATGGATAAACTGAGACCCAATAAGGCTACATGATTTGCCCACAATTACCTAGGTAATAAATATACAGCACAGACAAGATATGAATATCTGTAAAAAATAGgacagggggcagttaggtaattcagaactcagacactttctagttatttaACCTGGACAGGTAACTTAAtccctatttcctagcccttaccaaatttatgccttggaaccaatagcagTATTGATCCTGAGATGGACGGCAAaggagttttttaaaatataagaaaatcctattttctttcaattcttAAAGCATGATAATATAGAAGagggattaaacttgttctgtATGGTTCCAGAGAGTGAAACATGAAGCAGTGACTAAATAGTCAAAAACTAAATAGACTAAACATACTTAGTAAATGGAAAATTTTTTCCTCAAAATTCCAACTCCCCAAATTAGAATGGGCTATATTGGAAAGTAGTGATTTCAACCTACTACAGATTCTTTAAacaaaaattgaataaataaaaaagtcattAAAGACCTCTTTCCAGATGAAAGTCCTTTATTTACTTCATTTGTGTCTGGCTATTCAACCAACTAAATTTACTTAACTATGCAATCATCAAACCAAAGTTATTCATCTTGTCAAAAATAATCTAACAGTTTGCCAGATGTTTGACTAATGACATCTTTAATATACCAATTTAGTCATTcgttcttttatatattttctccagattacatgtcagttaattacattataattttgaaaaaatgttttctcctttcccatttcttcatCCTCCCCAAGGAGTGAGGCATTATTTTATAGGTTGtaaaaatattatcatataatacctaTTTACCTGTTGATCATGATATGAAACATGACATATTTTTGGTAACAttagagaaaaactcatggagaaaataaaatgaggaatagtATGTTTCAAAATGTACTCACACTCTGTCTGATCCTTCTATAACAATGAGTATCTTTTTTTGCAATGACTCGGGGTTTGCCTGGATCATTGCCTTTTGATAATAGGTAAATTGCTCATTGATAAATtatcaaaaagttattttattaaactataaaaaatgaatttcatttagaaaaacaaaaggtccAGGAAATAATGAAGATGCAGTACCAGATtctgaactatattataaagtagtaattattaAAACCCTCTAgtactgcctaagaaatagaaaagcaagtCAGTGGATTAGAATGGCCATACAACAAACAATTAGCAAAGATGACAACAACCTTCTACTTGACAAAGTTAAAGATCCAGGTTTGGGGAATGAGAATTCACAATttattaaatccttttttttttcaaacctatGCCTTCCCTCacggaatcaatactgtgtattggttccaagcagaaaaGTGGTGATGGTTAGGTAGGAGAGGTTGTGACATTTAatgaatatcatttttattaaataatagtagcTCAGAGAGGTTGTCAGATTTTGCTGAGGTCACAGAGCAAGTCTTGgactctttaaaattaaaatactgaTAAGTTATtcaaatttttttgtaaatttcattttaaaatctatttttgagATCCCACTACAcataaatgaatgatttttcaaATAGTATATGAAAGGTGCCATAGGTTGTTATTAACTTATACAGTTTTTAGTGTTATCCTCTACAgtaatagaaaaggtagaaaatGGAAGGGATTTAGGGGTAacaataatgagttcagttttagacatgtttaGTTTAAAATCTCTATTGGCTATCCAGGTAGAAATGTCTGAATAATAATCAATACTGTTGAGACTGGTTgtgaaaggtagatttgagattCATAACTATAGAAATAGTAATTAAATTATTGGGAGCTGTTGATATCATCAAAGTAAAGTAGtatagaggggaaagagaagaggacacAGGACAGAGCACTGTTTTACTTACTGTTAGAGAGAAGGAATGATCTGTCTGAGAAGCctgcaaaagagactgagaaggaacaaCAAGATAGACAGAAGGAAAACTCGGAGAGAGTACTGTAATGATAAACCAGAAAGAAGAGAGTGTCCAGGAGGAGAAAGTGATCGACATTGTGGTCAAGGATTGAAGACAAAAAAGTgaataataattgaaaaaaaaaggcgACTGGATTTGGCAACAAAGAGACTACTGGTAAATTTGAAGAGACCAGTTTTGATGTCAGAAGCCTATTAGGAGTTAACAATAGAACAGAGAGTAGAAAAAGTCGAGGTGTCTAGTGAAGAAGACCTTTTTAAGTAGTTAAGGCAAAAAGGtcagaagagatataggatgatagatggaaagattaaataaacaACTTTTTCAGGATAGGGGAAACTGCTTGTAGGCAGTAGAGTCAGTAGACAGGGAGAGACTGAAAATAAGCAATAGATTATCAAATTTATTAGCATATAACTGGATAGAAgataactcctaataattactttaatttcctcttcatttgctAGTGAATTCATCCTTCTCATTTCAAATACTGCtaaatttattctttctctccttttttacatCAAATTAACCAGtgatttgtctattttattggatttttcatAAAACTAGTTTTTAGCTTCAATTATTAATTCAATTACTtccttactttcagttttattaaccTCACATTTTATTTTAGCCTTTCCAATTTGCTGTTtcattggggatttttaatttgttctctttctaactttttggAGGACTTTTTTCAATGAgctcttccttctctaatttattgatgtaagcattaaagatataaaatttcctctaagtactgctttgtctgtatcccataaattttggtgtGTTGTCTCATTCtgatcattctcttcaatgaaattatgaagtgtttctaagatttgttctttgcacaaattattctttagatttagattatttgctttccaattaattttaatctgtCTTCCAAGGTCTTTCCCTGAATGACatctttattgcattatgatctgaaaattatgcaatcaatatttttgcttttttgcatttcattgtcaggtttttatgccctaatatatgatcagttttgtgtaggtgccatgtACTATTGataaaaggtatattcttttctattctgatTCAGCTTTTGCCAGAGATCtatcatatataacatatatcatatatgttgcctaaaattctattcatctctttaacttctttcttgtttatcttttggtTATATTCATCTAGTTCTGGTAAGGGAAAGTTGAGATACTCCACTAAAGTAGTTTTATTAATTCCTCATagtaagccatttaacttcttgttttaaaaatctctgctataccatttggtatatatatttttactattgatattacttcatggTCTATTGTATATCATTTTTTACAAGAtgaaattttcttccttatctcttaaatACATCTTTTTACATTAACTCTGAGATTGTGATTTCTACTCCTGCTTCTTTTAACTTCagttgaagcataataaattctactccagCCTCTCACATTTACTCTATGTGTCCTCCTGCTTTAAACATGTTTCTTACAGAGAGTATATTGATCATTTAAATGACATGGgcagatatttataaaaatgtgaactgccaaaatgaacagaaaatttaatagaATAGTTAATGttagaaaataaattgaataagtcatcaatGAACTCTCTATGAAAAAGTCCCTATGCTCACAaagattcacaagtaaattctacaaAGAATCTAATatacaattaattccaatactaaaCATgcaaactatttgggaaaatgggcaaaggagttctaccaaattcctttatgacacaaatgtgttgatacctaaaccaggaagaacaaaaacagaaaaagaaaagtatagactaatcttcttaatgaatattggtgaagattttttaaataatgtcatgaacaaaatttaattttagagTCTTTCtaataaatttagaaatattattaaagagaaagaaagaagaaaataaggttTCCAGCCTATCTAACTGAAAATATTACCAAGAAAGGTTGTATACTGTATTTCCCAGATTTGGGGGCTTGATTTAGCAGCCTGTTCCATTACTTGCCAGAGATAGCTTACATCAATAAGCATGTCTTGCCAGCTCCATTCACATGTATGAAAAATGGCAAAGAGAGAGCTAGCTTGTTTCACATGCTGGCATTTTAAATTCATTCTAAATCCTTCCCCTAAGACTTTCTCATTGGCTCGAGTTTCACTTCAGACCCTACTTGTCACATACCATGATTACTTCCAGTCAGGAATCTCTTCTGCCATGCTGGCAAATTGGGACACAAGACTCTGTGACACCTATTACATAAGACATCCAGGATCTGATTTGGGTCAGGTATCCCCAAAACATTCAATTCAcataataaaatactagcaaggtgATTATAGGAATATATCACATGCATTATTCATTTTGATGAGGTAAGATTTATCTGTGGATTATAAGGCTGGTTCAATAATGGAAaattatcagtataattgaccatatcaataacctgacagaaattacatatatatatagatatagatacagatatagatatatataatcagatgtagaaaaagtttttgacaaaataaaatgcccattcctattaaaaaacactagagtATAAAAATAAgtggaactttccttaaaataagctgtactatctaaaaccatcaacaagcttTTTCTGTAATGGGGTCAAGATAGAAGTCTTCTCAATAAAATCAGAGTTAagacaaagatgcccattatcaccacaatTCAGTAGAGTACTACAAATGGTAgctatagagaagaaaaagaagtagaaaaggcaatgaagaaacaaaactatcactttttatagatgatatcatagtatacttagagaatcctggagaaataactaaaaaattagttgaaataattaacaactttagcaaagatgcagaatattaaataaatcatgagcatttctatatattatcaacaaagctaAGCTGcatgaaatagaaagagaagttcTATTTAAATTTACAGTAGATATTATGAAAT encodes:
- the LOC100616819 gene encoding olfactory receptor 11H6-like, with protein sequence MSGGNRVTEFILLSFPCPREMQILLFGVFSLTYVLTLMGNGSIIWAVRLDHQLHTPMYILLAHFSFLEICYVNTTVPNMLANFLSETKTISFTACFLQFYFFFSTGITEPFFLSLMAFDRYLAICQPLHYPTIMTGRFCIKLVLFCWVTGFLCFPLPIYFMTQLPFCGPNVIDHFICDPGPLLALTCVHSPKLELSFSISSLAIFLTFPFILGSYTLVFRAVLQVPSAAGRKKAFSTCGSHLTVVSLFFGTVLVMYITPTSGHITTTQKIVTLFYSVFTPLVNPLIYSLRNKEMKTALKKVQLAMKILPNK